The following are encoded in a window of Flavobacterium psychrotrophum genomic DNA:
- a CDS encoding FecR family protein, with amino-acid sequence MDDIKLAKWLNDEMDAQELKEFESLPEYATYSKIKKYSAELTAPVADMPALYARINANKNHPQPKVRKLNVWMPRVAAVLFIAMGLSFFLYAAHTTKQHAGVAAIDTFSLPDDSQVTLNAGTEANYKEFNWSNNRVLELNGEAYFKAAKGKTFDVVTPLGTVTVVGTQFNVKARGSRLDVTCYEGKVKVTTPNETILLTPGKTVAFENGTNLNLPDVKASEPGWVRHEAVFVTENIKNVVAELERQFGVTIELAGTVSTKSYNGTIPTKDLNTALDIVMGPYNLNYKKQGNKIILSAE; translated from the coding sequence ATGGACGATATTAAGTTAGCAAAGTGGCTTAATGATGAGATGGACGCACAGGAACTTAAGGAGTTTGAGTCGTTGCCGGAATATGCCACTTACAGCAAGATAAAAAAATACTCAGCAGAGCTTACAGCTCCTGTAGCAGATATGCCTGCACTATATGCAAGGATAAACGCAAATAAAAACCACCCGCAGCCTAAGGTGCGAAAGCTAAACGTATGGATGCCCCGCGTAGCGGCTGTACTGTTTATTGCCATGGGGCTTAGCTTCTTTTTATATGCTGCACATACTACAAAACAACATGCGGGTGTTGCTGCAATAGACACATTTAGCCTGCCAGACGATTCTCAGGTAACGCTTAATGCCGGCACCGAGGCTAATTATAAAGAATTTAACTGGTCTAACAACCGTGTGCTTGAACTAAACGGCGAGGCTTACTTTAAAGCAGCGAAGGGTAAAACCTTTGATGTCGTTACACCTCTGGGTACTGTAACTGTAGTAGGAACGCAGTTTAACGTAAAAGCCCGTGGCAGCCGACTGGACGTTACCTGCTATGAGGGTAAGGTAAAAGTTACCACACCTAATGAAACCATACTGCTTACACCGGGAAAAACCGTAGCTTTTGAAAACGGCACTAACCTGAACCTGCCGGATGTAAAAGCATCTGAACCGGGATGGGTGCGCCATGAAGCGGTATTTGTAACTGAAAATATTAAAAATGTAGTAGCTGAACTGGAACGTCAGTTTGGGGTTACCATAGAGCTTGCAGGAACTGTTTCTACAAAAAGCTACAACGGTACCATACCTACAAAAGACCTGAACACTGCTCTTGATATAGTTATGGGCCCTTATAACCTGAACTATAAAAAACAGGGCAATAAAATCATCCTATCTGCTGAATGA
- a CDS encoding TonB-dependent receptor plug domain-containing protein: protein MTRETGYVILILSFFFFVPRVYGQDENKSVELKTILEAITKQHHVKFNYLEEDVAGHAIFPPEARLPLKAKLIFISNRTLLNFKQIGIYISISATRKTEVRTHCAFITDENGNPLEDAVVQYGTTTLLTGKDGYFTFPKSVNQVFIEHVAYATKTYAVAETYGDCAEIKMIPAPHELQEIVTERYLATGIAKLKNGSYNIKPSKFGILPGLIEADVLQAMQQLPGINSIDETVSNINVRGGTHDQNLFTWNGIRLFQTGHFFGLISAFNPNLAHNIEISKNGTSAFFGESVSSTVNISSHPEDIERTSGSVGANMISIDAYTRIKTSPTTNIELSARRSYTDVIDFPTYTKYSQRIFQNTVVTGLNTNDDLYYRSDKEFYFYDFTAQVHKKIGKKHHIYVDAIGIKNSLTFTQSTFMPFGLIIKNSSLSQLTLGGTAAWHGTWDLHNTTEASFYASYYNVDALNSSFQDGGRNTLQQNIINDAGFQAAHTYNFNNGLKLKGGYQYNQITIKNRDFIDFPEYERDLRGSVKTHAAIAQAEYGTTEKPLYILGGIRFNYIEPFGLLYAEPRLSLTYKLGQDWQVSLQGERKSQTTSQVVQLQEDFLGIEKRRWVLANNNDIPVQRSSQASVGLTYKRNGLLISLDNFYKKVSGITTGGQAFQNQYELIDATGYYEVLGSEFLVQKQFKHFYVWLSYAYNHNNYHFTKLEPSVFSSNFELPHTVNNAVTYEWKNLKISLGSKFFSGRPYTPPFINLPVADDGSAAIIYDYPNGHRLKSYFQMNFSIGYSVRLSKNSNLQTGISILNLLNRTNTLNRYYRVSSTGNDIDRVNTFGLMRTPNVMAKVTF from the coding sequence ATGACGCGTGAAACCGGGTATGTTATATTAATACTTTCCTTTTTTTTTTTCGTCCCCCGTGTGTATGGGCAGGATGAAAATAAAAGTGTAGAATTAAAAACAATACTCGAAGCGATTACAAAACAGCACCACGTAAAATTCAATTATCTTGAAGAAGACGTAGCAGGGCATGCTATATTTCCGCCCGAAGCGCGCCTTCCGCTTAAAGCTAAGCTTATTTTTATAAGCAACCGCACACTACTAAATTTTAAGCAAATTGGCATTTACATATCTATAAGTGCTACCCGTAAAACAGAGGTGCGCACGCACTGTGCTTTTATTACGGATGAAAATGGCAACCCGCTTGAAGATGCGGTAGTACAATATGGCACCACTACATTGCTTACCGGTAAAGATGGCTATTTTACTTTCCCTAAATCTGTAAACCAGGTATTTATAGAGCACGTTGCCTATGCTACAAAAACCTATGCCGTAGCAGAAACCTATGGCGACTGTGCAGAAATAAAAATGATACCTGCCCCGCATGAACTTCAGGAAATAGTAACAGAGCGTTATCTGGCTACGGGTATTGCCAAGCTTAAAAACGGCAGCTACAACATTAAGCCTTCTAAATTTGGTATCCTTCCCGGGCTTATAGAAGCCGATGTACTACAGGCCATGCAGCAGCTGCCCGGTATAAACAGTATAGACGAAACCGTAAGCAACATCAATGTACGCGGTGGTACACACGACCAGAACCTTTTTACATGGAACGGTATCCGTCTTTTTCAAACGGGTCATTTCTTTGGGCTTATATCTGCCTTTAACCCTAACCTGGCACATAATATAGAAATATCAAAAAATGGCACTTCTGCTTTTTTTGGCGAAAGCGTATCCAGTACGGTAAACATATCGTCACATCCCGAAGATATAGAAAGAACATCGGGCAGCGTAGGCGCTAATATGATTAGTATTGATGCCTATACCCGTATAAAAACATCGCCCACTACTAATATTGAGCTCTCTGCCCGCAGGTCATACACCGATGTTATTGATTTTCCTACTTACACAAAATATTCGCAGCGTATTTTTCAGAACACAGTAGTTACAGGCCTTAATACCAACGATGACCTCTATTACAGGAGCGACAAGGAATTTTACTTTTACGATTTTACAGCACAGGTGCATAAAAAAATAGGCAAAAAGCATCATATCTATGTTGATGCCATTGGTATAAAAAACAGCCTGACCTTTACACAAAGTACCTTTATGCCCTTTGGTCTTATTATAAAAAACAGCAGCCTTAGCCAGCTAACACTTGGCGGAACGGCTGCCTGGCATGGCACGTGGGATTTGCATAATACTACAGAAGCTTCTTTTTATGCCTCATATTACAACGTAGATGCCCTCAACTCCAGTTTTCAGGATGGGGGGCGTAATACCCTGCAACAAAATATTATAAACGATGCCGGTTTTCAGGCTGCGCACACTTATAATTTCAACAACGGACTTAAACTAAAAGGTGGCTACCAATATAACCAGATAACCATTAAAAATCGCGACTTTATTGACTTTCCGGAATATGAACGCGACCTGAGAGGATCTGTAAAAACACATGCTGCCATTGCCCAGGCCGAATATGGTACCACAGAAAAACCATTGTATATACTGGGAGGCATACGGTTTAATTATATAGAACCTTTTGGATTGTTGTATGCAGAACCGCGCTTAAGCCTTACCTATAAACTGGGGCAGGACTGGCAGGTAAGCCTGCAGGGCGAACGCAAAAGCCAGACTACAAGCCAGGTTGTACAATTGCAGGAAGATTTTCTGGGTATAGAAAAACGTCGTTGGGTACTGGCTAATAATAATGACATACCGGTACAACGCAGCAGCCAGGCATCTGTAGGACTTACTTACAAACGAAATGGACTATTGATATCGCTTGATAATTTTTATAAAAAAGTAAGCGGCATTACCACAGGCGGGCAGGCTTTCCAAAACCAGTATGAACTTATTGACGCCACAGGATATTATGAGGTACTGGGCTCTGAGTTTTTAGTACAAAAGCAGTTTAAGCATTTTTATGTATGGCTAAGCTATGCTTATAACCACAATAACTATCATTTTACTAAGCTGGAACCCTCTGTTTTTTCAAGCAACTTTGAGCTACCTCATACGGTAAACAATGCCGTTACATATGAGTGGAAAAACCTGAAAATATCGTTAGGCTCTAAATTTTTTAGTGGCCGCCCCTATACTCCACCTTTCATAAACCTGCCAGTAGCCGATGATGGCAGCGCTGCCATTATATATGATTACCCTAACGGGCACAGGCTTAAGAGTTATTTTCAAATGAATTTTTCTATTGGCTATTCAGTAAGGCTTTCTAAAAATTCGAATCTACAAACCGGAATTTCAATACTTAACCTGCTTAACAGGACAAATACACTTAACCGCTATTACAGGGTTAGCAGCACAGGTAACGACATAGACCGGGTAAATACTTTTGGGCTAATGCGTACCCCAAACGTTATGGCAAAGGTTACTTTTTAA
- a CDS encoding RNA polymerase sigma factor — translation MNDERQRGICEELTFSNFFATHARTLRNYLFYKFGNQDQAEDITQEAFIKLWENCANVPPEKAKAFIYTVANNTTLNQIAHQKVVLEYAKKSNITNTDSQSPEFLLEEDQFKAKLQRAIESLSEAQRTAFLLNRIEGKKYHEIAEILEISIKAVEKRISGALLELRKQIDNFR, via the coding sequence TGTGAGGAACTTACCTTTTCTAACTTTTTTGCAACACATGCCAGGACGCTGCGTAATTATCTGTTCTATAAATTTGGCAACCAGGACCAGGCAGAAGATATAACCCAGGAGGCTTTTATAAAACTATGGGAAAACTGTGCAAATGTACCTCCGGAAAAAGCCAAAGCATTTATATATACCGTGGCAAATAACACCACGCTAAACCAGATAGCCCACCAAAAAGTGGTCCTGGAATATGCAAAGAAAAGTAACATTACAAATACCGACTCGCAGAGCCCCGAATTCCTGCTGGAAGAAGACCAGTTTAAGGCTAAATTGCAAAGGGCTATAGAAAGCCTGAGCGAGGCACAACGCACGGCCTTTTTACTGAATCGCATTGAAGGAAAAAAGTACCATGAAATTGCTGAAATACTGGAGATAAGCATCAAGGCCGTTGAAAAAAGAATTAGCGGCGCATTGCTGGAATTACGCAAACAAATTGATAACTTTAGGTAG